In one Aeromicrobium wangtongii genomic region, the following are encoded:
- the mraY gene encoding phospho-N-acetylmuramoyl-pentapeptide-transferase, giving the protein MKAILIAGALSLLVTLIGTRFAISVLVKQGYGQLIRDDGPTSHHTKRGTPTMGGLVIIIAVLVGYFAAKLATQTAPSASAMLLLFLFVGLGAIGFLDDFIKVSKQRNLGLRSKAKLVGQTVIGLIFAWLAIMWEDDAGRTPITHAISFTRDFDGWRLPTALLVIWVLLLVAGASNGVNLTDGLDGLATGAAMMVFGAYVFINIWQSGQNCATNPGIKCYEVRDPLDLAVVASALTGACFGFLWWNASPAKIFMGDTGSLSLGGAMAGFALMTRTELLLVIIGGLFVAITMSVILQVGWFKLSGGKRIFRMAPLQHHFELLGWAEITIVVRFWIISGLCVATGLGIFYSEWVTGV; this is encoded by the coding sequence ATGAAGGCCATCCTGATCGCAGGAGCGCTCTCGCTGTTGGTCACGCTCATCGGCACCCGGTTCGCGATCTCGGTGCTGGTCAAGCAGGGCTACGGCCAGCTGATCCGCGATGACGGCCCGACCTCGCACCACACCAAGCGCGGCACCCCCACGATGGGTGGCCTGGTCATCATCATCGCGGTGCTCGTGGGCTACTTCGCGGCGAAGCTGGCCACCCAGACGGCGCCCAGCGCCTCCGCGATGCTGCTGCTGTTCCTGTTCGTGGGCCTCGGCGCGATCGGCTTCCTCGACGACTTCATCAAGGTCTCCAAGCAACGCAACCTGGGCCTGCGCAGCAAGGCCAAGCTGGTCGGCCAGACCGTCATCGGCCTGATCTTCGCGTGGCTGGCGATCATGTGGGAGGACGACGCGGGACGCACGCCCATCACGCACGCGATCTCGTTCACCCGCGACTTCGACGGGTGGCGGCTGCCCACGGCGCTGCTGGTGATCTGGGTGCTGCTGCTGGTCGCCGGTGCCAGCAACGGCGTCAACCTGACCGACGGCCTGGACGGTCTGGCGACCGGCGCCGCGATGATGGTCTTCGGCGCGTACGTGTTCATCAACATCTGGCAGAGCGGCCAGAACTGCGCCACCAACCCTGGCATCAAGTGCTACGAGGTGCGTGACCCGCTCGACCTGGCCGTCGTGGCGTCCGCGCTGACGGGTGCATGCTTCGGCTTCCTGTGGTGGAACGCGTCCCCGGCCAAGATCTTCATGGGCGACACCGGCTCGCTGTCGCTCGGTGGCGCGATGGCCGGCTTCGCGCTGATGACCCGCACCGAGCTGCTCCTGGTCATCATCGGCGGCCTGTTCGTCGCGATCACGATGTCGGTGATCCTCCAGGTCGGCTGGTTCAAGCTGTCCGGCGGCAAACGAATATTCCGGATGGCACCATTGCAGCACCACTTCGAGCTGCTCGGGTGGGCCGAGATCACGATCGTGGTGCGGTTCTGGATCATCAGCGGCCTGTGCGTCGCGACCGGCCTGGGCATCTTCTACAGCGAATGGGTCACCGGCGTATGA
- the murD gene encoding UDP-N-acetylmuramoyl-L-alanine--D-glutamate ligase has product MGHRRMTIDVFSLGRSSSWEGVRAAVGGLGVSGFAAADTLQHLGADVIAMDDGDDDALREKGTLLELLGVDVRLGPGSTATFPEGVDLFVTSPGWSPTTPLLAEAAARAIPVWGEVELAWRLRGDDPAPWLTVTGTNGKTTTVQMLESILRAQGLNALAVGNVGTPVLEAVMNPERFDVLAVELSSYQLHWSQSISAQASAVLNLAPDHIDWHGGLDAYTADKARIYERTQVACVYNVQDPVTEHMVEEADVVEGCRAIGFTLGIPAPGMIGLVDDAIADRAFIAGRLSTAAELGSVGDIGLAAHGDADRVPPPHVVANALAAAALARAHGVEPRAVRDGLRAFVPDAHRIAEVATIDGVRWVDDSKATNAHAAQASIHGFADVVWIAGGLAKGATFDELVIAVRDRLRAAVLIGTDRALIAEALRRHAPDVPIVEVDTGDTDPMERVVEVAAPLARPGDTVLLAPGCASMDQFRNYAARGDSFAAAVNRLRNHS; this is encoded by the coding sequence ATGGGTCACCGGCGTATGACGATCGACGTGTTCTCGCTCGGCCGAAGCTCCTCGTGGGAGGGCGTCCGCGCGGCGGTCGGCGGTCTCGGGGTCAGCGGCTTCGCCGCCGCCGACACCCTGCAGCACCTCGGGGCCGATGTCATCGCGATGGACGACGGCGACGACGACGCCCTGCGCGAGAAGGGCACGCTGCTGGAGCTGCTGGGCGTCGACGTGCGCCTGGGCCCCGGCTCGACCGCGACGTTCCCCGAGGGCGTCGACCTGTTCGTGACCTCCCCGGGCTGGTCGCCCACGACACCGCTGCTCGCCGAGGCCGCGGCCCGTGCCATCCCGGTGTGGGGCGAGGTGGAGCTCGCGTGGCGGCTGCGCGGTGACGACCCGGCACCGTGGCTCACGGTCACCGGCACCAACGGCAAGACCACGACGGTGCAGATGCTCGAGTCGATCCTGCGGGCGCAGGGCCTCAACGCCCTCGCGGTCGGCAACGTCGGCACCCCCGTGCTGGAGGCCGTCATGAACCCCGAGCGGTTCGACGTGCTGGCCGTCGAGCTGTCCAGCTATCAGCTGCACTGGAGCCAGTCCATCTCGGCGCAGGCCAGCGCCGTGCTCAACCTGGCGCCCGACCACATCGACTGGCACGGCGGCCTGGACGCCTACACCGCCGACAAGGCCCGCATCTACGAGCGCACCCAGGTCGCGTGCGTCTACAACGTGCAGGATCCCGTGACCGAGCACATGGTCGAGGAGGCCGACGTCGTCGAGGGCTGCCGGGCGATCGGCTTCACGCTCGGCATCCCAGCGCCCGGCATGATCGGCCTGGTCGACGACGCGATCGCCGACCGCGCGTTCATCGCCGGCCGCCTCTCCACCGCCGCCGAGCTCGGCAGCGTCGGCGACATCGGCCTGGCCGCGCACGGCGATGCCGACCGGGTGCCGCCGCCGCACGTCGTGGCCAATGCGCTCGCCGCCGCGGCACTCGCGCGGGCGCACGGCGTCGAGCCCCGGGCGGTCCGCGACGGCCTGCGCGCGTTCGTGCCCGATGCCCACCGCATCGCCGAGGTCGCCACGATCGACGGGGTGCGCTGGGTCGACGACTCGAAGGCGACCAATGCGCACGCCGCGCAGGCCTCGATCCACGGATTCGCCGATGTCGTGTGGATCGCCGGGGGACTGGCCAAGGGCGCGACCTTCGACGAGCTGGTCATCGCGGTCCGCGACCGGCTGCGCGCGGCCGTCCTGATCGGGACGGACCGGGCGCTGATCGCCGAGGCGCTGCGCCGACACGCGCCTGACGTCCCCATCGTGGAGGTGGACACCGGAGACACTGATCCCATGGAACGCGTCGTCGAGGTCGCGGCACCGCTCGCCCGCCCGGGTGACACCGTGCTGCTGGCCCCGGGATGCGCGTCCATGGACCAGTTCCGCAACTACGCGGCGCGGGGCGACAGCTTCGCGGCCGCGGTGAACAGGCTGCGGAATCACTCCTGA
- the ftsW gene encoding putative lipid II flippase FtsW, producing MRSTSEAIRRTLERPLASYQLILGTTALLLGIGLIMVLSASSVFALVNYGSSFAIVLRQLIFAVLGVIGAVIASRMPLSLLRRLILPFLIVSVALIGATFIPGVGIEVNGNRNWLPLFGGFQLQPSEFAKLALVLWIADLYARRQKYLGTPRYVLTPMVPVAGAVALLVVGQHDLGTAVVIFAVIVGMLWIAGLPRRHMWGILAGLFVGLLVAVANSPHRVERFLNFTNPQADPDSAGFQAIHGMMALARGGFWGVGLGGSRQKWGSLPEAHTDFILAVIGEEIGLLGTLVVLALFIVLSLGGIRVATRTRDPFVRYAAAGITIWLMIQAIINIGMVLGLMPVIGIPLPLISYGGSSLLVTLVALGVLLNCAKTEPGAKRALAAGRASRKRSTAPARVSLAGRR from the coding sequence ATGCGGAGCACCAGCGAGGCGATACGGCGGACGCTCGAGCGTCCGCTCGCGTCGTACCAGCTGATCCTCGGCACGACGGCCCTGCTGCTGGGCATCGGCCTGATCATGGTGCTGAGCGCCAGCTCGGTCTTCGCATTGGTCAACTACGGCAGCTCGTTCGCGATCGTCCTGCGTCAGCTGATCTTCGCGGTCCTCGGCGTCATCGGGGCGGTCATCGCCTCGCGCATGCCGCTGTCGCTGCTGCGCCGCCTCATCCTGCCGTTCCTGATCGTCTCGGTGGCGCTGATCGGCGCCACCTTCATCCCCGGCGTCGGCATCGAGGTCAACGGCAACCGCAACTGGCTGCCGCTGTTCGGCGGCTTCCAGCTGCAGCCCTCGGAGTTCGCCAAGCTCGCCCTCGTGCTGTGGATCGCCGATCTGTACGCCCGCCGCCAGAAGTACCTGGGCACCCCGCGCTACGTCCTGACCCCGATGGTGCCGGTCGCCGGCGCCGTCGCGCTGCTGGTCGTCGGTCAGCACGACCTGGGCACCGCGGTGGTCATCTTCGCGGTGATCGTGGGGATGCTGTGGATCGCGGGCCTCCCGCGCCGGCACATGTGGGGCATCCTGGCCGGACTGTTCGTGGGACTGCTCGTCGCGGTCGCCAACTCCCCGCACCGGGTCGAGCGGTTCTTGAACTTCACCAACCCGCAGGCCGATCCGGACAGCGCGGGCTTCCAGGCCATCCACGGCATGATGGCGCTGGCCCGCGGCGGCTTCTGGGGCGTCGGGCTGGGCGGCAGCCGGCAGAAGTGGGGATCCCTGCCCGAGGCCCACACCGACTTCATCCTGGCCGTGATCGGCGAGGAGATCGGCCTGCTGGGGACGCTGGTGGTGCTGGCGCTGTTCATCGTGCTGAGCCTCGGCGGCATCCGCGTCGCGACCCGTACCCGCGACCCCTTCGTCCGCTATGCGGCTGCGGGCATCACGATCTGGCTGATGATCCAGGCCATCATCAACATCGGCATGGTCCTGGGCCTGATGCCGGTCATCGGCATCCCGCTGCCGCTGATCTCGTACGGCGGATCGAGCCTGCTCGTGACGCTGGTCGCCCTGGGCGTGCTGCTCAACTGTGCCAAGACCGAACCCGGGGCCAAGCGTGCGCTGGCCGCCGGGCGGGCGAGCCGCAAGCGCTCGACCGCCCCGGCCCGGGTGAGCCTCGCTGGAAGGCGATGA
- the murG gene encoding undecaprenyldiphospho-muramoylpentapeptide beta-N-acetylglucosaminyltransferase: protein MNHVRVLLAGGGTAGHTSPLLATAAVLSRDGADVTCLGTPRGLEVTLIPQAGYRLELVPPVPLPRKPGRAMLQVPSRLRAAVRATGEVIDRVRPDVIVGFGGYVSVPAYLVARKRGIPLVVHEGNAMPGIANKLGARFTEHVATSFPDTALRHAHYLGLPIRREISHLDRAAMRGEARAFFGLDADRPTLLVTGGSQGARRINHAVSAAARDLADAGVQVLHAAGRPEEVAVTSLAGAPPYVVAPFIDRMDLAYAAADMIVCRSGANTVTEVAAVGLPAAFVPLPIGNGEQALNAHPVVQAGGALLIDDAALTPAWIHNVVIPLVSDTERLAAMSAAASGIVARDADEKLAAMIVSAATA from the coding sequence ATGAACCACGTGCGTGTACTGCTCGCCGGCGGAGGAACTGCCGGACACACCTCGCCCCTGCTCGCGACAGCCGCCGTGCTGTCGCGCGACGGCGCCGACGTCACCTGTCTGGGGACCCCGCGTGGCCTGGAGGTCACGCTGATCCCGCAGGCGGGGTACCGGCTCGAGCTGGTGCCGCCGGTGCCGCTGCCGCGCAAGCCCGGCAGGGCGATGCTGCAGGTGCCGTCCCGGCTGCGCGCCGCGGTCCGCGCCACCGGCGAGGTCATCGACCGGGTCCGACCCGATGTCATCGTCGGCTTCGGCGGCTACGTCTCGGTGCCGGCGTACCTGGTCGCCCGCAAGCGCGGCATCCCGCTGGTGGTGCACGAGGGCAATGCGATGCCAGGCATCGCCAACAAGCTGGGCGCCCGGTTCACCGAGCACGTCGCGACGAGCTTCCCCGACACCGCCCTGCGACACGCCCACTACCTCGGGCTGCCGATCCGCCGCGAGATCTCCCACCTGGACCGCGCCGCGATGCGCGGCGAGGCGCGTGCGTTCTTCGGGCTCGACGCCGACCGACCGACCCTGCTGGTCACGGGTGGCTCGCAGGGCGCCCGGCGCATCAACCACGCGGTGTCCGCCGCGGCGCGCGACCTGGCCGATGCCGGGGTCCAGGTGCTGCACGCCGCGGGCCGCCCCGAGGAGGTCGCCGTCACGTCACTGGCCGGCGCCCCGCCGTATGTCGTCGCCCCGTTCATCGACCGGATGGACCTGGCGTACGCCGCCGCCGACATGATCGTGTGCCGCTCTGGCGCCAACACCGTCACGGAGGTCGCGGCGGTCGGCCTGCCGGCGGCCTTCGTGCCGCTGCCGATCGGCAACGGTGAGCAGGCGCTCAACGCCCATCCGGTCGTGCAGGCCGGGGGAGCGCTGCTGATCGACGACGCCGCCCTGACGCCCGCCTGGATCCACAACGTCGTGATCCCGCTGGTGTCGGACACCGAGCGGCTGGCCGCGATGTCGGCGGCTGCGAGCGGCATCGTGGCCCGCGACGCCGACGAGAAGCTGGCCGCCATGATCGTGTCGGCGGCCACGGCATGA
- the murC gene encoding UDP-N-acetylmuramate--L-alanine ligase: MRIPVPTDIPSATELGHVFFVGIGGAGLSAIARLMAQQGIPVSGSDAHESAVLAALRAEGITCHVGHDAEHLAGVDTVIASTAVRDDNPEIVEAQRRGLRLWPRSAGLRSVMQGRRTIAVAGTHGKTTTTAMLTCALIAAGAEPSFAIGAEVASLGANARLGASDLLVAEADESDGAFLVYEPEGAVVTNVDADHLDNYGTVEAYEAAFDEFVGRVGRFLVLSADDPRTGDLAALARDRGLEVLTAGFGEDADLRGLHLAVEGTTTTFDVALRGVDLGRVELAVPGAHYALDALLALGAGLLLDQNVDLLIAGLGAYTGANRRMQLLGEAGGVRVYDSYAHHPTEIRADLAAARAVAGPDRLVVAYQPHLVSRTRTYGVQMGQALSAADRVVVADIYLAREDADPAVTSALVADAVTGPEATLGGPVAGLADVLVPELRPGDLLLTLGAGDITTVGPAVLEVLGGGR; this comes from the coding sequence ATGAGGATCCCCGTTCCCACCGACATCCCCTCGGCGACCGAGCTGGGCCACGTGTTCTTCGTGGGCATCGGCGGTGCCGGTCTGTCGGCGATCGCCCGCCTCATGGCGCAGCAGGGCATCCCGGTCAGCGGCAGCGACGCCCACGAGTCGGCCGTCCTGGCGGCGCTGCGGGCCGAGGGCATCACCTGTCACGTGGGTCACGACGCGGAACACCTGGCCGGCGTCGACACCGTCATCGCGTCGACGGCCGTGCGCGACGACAACCCCGAGATCGTCGAGGCGCAGCGCCGCGGCCTGCGGCTGTGGCCCCGGTCGGCCGGCCTGCGCTCGGTGATGCAGGGGCGCCGCACGATCGCCGTCGCCGGCACCCACGGCAAGACCACCACGACGGCGATGCTGACGTGCGCGCTCATCGCGGCCGGCGCAGAGCCGTCCTTCGCGATCGGTGCCGAGGTCGCGAGCCTGGGCGCCAATGCGCGCCTGGGTGCGAGCGATCTGCTGGTCGCCGAGGCCGACGAGAGCGATGGCGCCTTCCTGGTCTACGAGCCCGAGGGTGCCGTGGTCACCAATGTCGACGCCGACCACCTGGACAACTACGGCACGGTCGAGGCCTACGAGGCGGCATTCGACGAGTTCGTCGGCCGGGTCGGGCGGTTCCTGGTGCTCAGCGCGGACGATCCGCGGACCGGCGACCTGGCAGCCCTGGCCCGCGACCGCGGGCTGGAGGTGCTGACGGCCGGATTCGGCGAGGACGCCGACCTGAGGGGACTGCACCTCGCGGTCGAAGGCACCACGACGACCTTCGACGTCGCCCTGCGCGGCGTCGATCTGGGCCGGGTCGAGCTGGCGGTGCCGGGCGCGCACTATGCGCTGGACGCCCTGCTCGCGCTCGGTGCCGGACTGCTGCTGGACCAGAACGTCGACCTGCTGATCGCCGGGCTCGGCGCCTACACCGGCGCGAACCGCCGCATGCAGCTGCTCGGCGAGGCCGGTGGCGTGCGCGTCTACGACTCCTACGCCCATCATCCGACCGAGATCCGGGCCGATCTGGCTGCCGCCCGTGCGGTGGCCGGCCCCGACCGGCTCGTCGTGGCCTACCAGCCGCACCTGGTCAGCCGCACCCGCACGTACGGCGTCCAGATGGGGCAGGCGCTGTCGGCCGCGGACCGCGTCGTCGTCGCCGACATCTACCTCGCGCGCGAGGATGCCGATCCGGCCGTCACGTCGGCCCTCGTGGCCGATGCCGTGACCGGGCCGGAGGCAACCCTCGGCGGTCCCGTGGCGGGGCTGGCGGACGTCCTCGTGCCCGAGTTGCGTCCCGGCGACCTGTTGCTGACCCTGGGCGCCGGCGACATCACGACCGTGGGCCCGGCGGTGCTGGAGGTCCTGGGCGGCGGGCGATGA
- a CDS encoding cell division protein FtsQ/DivIB yields MTLDPFSERIRSERRRRWIRIAIAVLAVAGLGALVWLIWFSSVLAVRDVEVAGRTTLKQAQVLRAAQVPAGRPMARVDLEAIEGRIAALNRVDTVEVSRSWPRTVSIRIVERKAVVWATVGGQVRGIDRNGIAFRSYGSPPKDLLEAKITLTDSRDRVQTFQAVAEVVVAITGQDPALLRQIRSVSAASKDSIELELDEGRTVVWGSSDKAERKLVVLDSLLAIDAARYDVSAPDQPTTRE; encoded by the coding sequence ATGACGCTGGATCCGTTCTCCGAGCGCATCCGCTCGGAGCGTCGTCGTCGGTGGATCCGGATCGCGATCGCGGTCCTGGCCGTGGCGGGCCTCGGCGCGCTGGTGTGGCTGATCTGGTTCTCCAGCGTGCTGGCCGTCCGCGACGTGGAGGTGGCCGGACGCACGACGCTCAAGCAGGCGCAGGTCCTGCGCGCGGCCCAGGTGCCGGCAGGCCGCCCGATGGCCCGCGTCGACCTGGAGGCCATCGAGGGACGCATCGCCGCGCTCAACCGGGTGGACACCGTCGAGGTGTCCCGTTCCTGGCCGCGCACCGTCTCGATCAGGATCGTGGAGCGCAAGGCTGTCGTGTGGGCCACGGTGGGCGGCCAGGTCCGCGGCATCGACCGCAACGGCATCGCGTTCCGCTCCTACGGATCGCCACCCAAGGACCTGCTGGAGGCCAAGATCACCCTGACCGACAGCCGGGACCGGGTGCAGACCTTCCAGGCCGTCGCCGAGGTGGTCGTCGCGATCACCGGCCAGGACCCGGCGCTGCTGCGGCAGATCAGATCGGTCAGCGCCGCGAGCAAGGACTCGATCGAGCTCGAGCTGGACGAGGGACGGACCGTGGTGTGGGGGAGCAGCGACAAGGCGGAGCGCAAGCTCGTCGTGCTCGACTCCCTGCTGGCCATCGACGCCGCCCGCTACGACGTCAGCGCACCGGACCAGCCGACCACCCGCGAGTGA
- the ftsZ gene encoding cell division protein FtsZ yields the protein MAVQNYLAVIKVVGIGGGGVNAVNRMIEVGLKGVEFIAINTDAQALLMSDADVKLDVGRDSTRGLGAGANPEIGKRAAEDHAEEIEAAIKGADMVFVTAGEGGGTGTGGAPVVARIARSLGALTIGVVTRPFKFEGRNRSNQADHGIQALRDEVDTLIVIPNDRLLSISDPNVSLLDSFRQADQVLHQGVSGITDLITTPGLINLDFADVKSVMSDAGSALMGIGSARGEHRAAVAAESAVSSPLLEASIEGARGVLLSIAGGSDLGLFEINEAAGLVADAVHPEANIIFGAVIDDALGDEVRVTVIAAGFDGGEPMLRDATKPALMRENAAAPAAAEAPAAPVAPPTAESYLPPDPYLDGRSLPPRDSAGNKTVPPEPMPTDYGDDLDVPDFLR from the coding sequence ATGGCGGTCCAGAACTACCTCGCCGTGATCAAGGTCGTCGGCATCGGCGGTGGCGGCGTCAATGCCGTCAACCGCATGATCGAGGTGGGACTCAAGGGTGTCGAGTTCATCGCGATCAACACCGACGCACAGGCGCTGCTCATGAGCGACGCCGACGTCAAGCTCGACGTCGGACGCGACTCGACCCGCGGCCTCGGCGCCGGCGCCAACCCCGAGATCGGCAAGCGCGCCGCGGAGGACCACGCCGAGGAGATCGAGGCTGCCATCAAGGGCGCCGACATGGTCTTCGTGACGGCGGGCGAGGGTGGTGGCACCGGTACCGGTGGCGCCCCGGTCGTGGCCCGCATCGCGCGCTCCCTGGGTGCGCTGACGATCGGCGTGGTGACGCGCCCGTTCAAGTTCGAGGGGCGCAACCGCTCCAACCAGGCCGATCACGGCATCCAGGCGCTGCGCGACGAGGTCGACACGCTGATCGTGATCCCCAACGACCGGCTGCTGTCGATCAGCGACCCCAACGTCAGCCTGCTGGACTCGTTCCGCCAGGCCGACCAGGTGCTGCACCAGGGCGTCTCGGGCATCACCGACCTCATCACGACGCCCGGCCTGATCAACCTCGACTTCGCCGACGTCAAGTCGGTCATGTCCGACGCCGGCTCCGCCCTCATGGGCATCGGCTCGGCGCGGGGTGAGCACCGGGCGGCCGTGGCCGCCGAGAGCGCCGTGTCCAGCCCGCTGCTGGAGGCCTCCATCGAGGGCGCCCGCGGCGTGCTGCTGTCGATCGCCGGCGGCTCCGACCTGGGTCTGTTCGAGATCAACGAGGCCGCCGGTCTCGTCGCGGACGCAGTGCACCCCGAGGCCAACATCATCTTCGGTGCGGTCATCGACGACGCACTCGGCGACGAGGTGAGGGTCACGGTCATCGCGGCGGGCTTCGACGGTGGCGAGCCGATGCTGCGCGACGCCACGAAGCCGGCGCTCATGCGGGAGAACGCCGCCGCCCCGGCTGCGGCCGAGGCGCCCGCCGCCCCGGTCGCCCCGCCGACGGCCGAGAGCTACCTGCCGCCCGATCCGTACCTCGACGGCCGCTCGCTGCCGCCGCGTGACAGCGCCGGCAACAAGACCGTCCCGCCCGAGCCGATGCCGACCGACTACGGCGACGACCTCGACGTGCCGGACTTCCTGCGCTGA
- a CDS encoding polyphenol oxidase family protein, which produces MFWQHGRIGAVEFVFTDRLGGTSDGPWESLNLADSNGDDPDRVAANLAAVAEATAVDRLILMTQVHGRDVVWESQVPDGEVPVADALLTDRPGVGVLVRVADCTPVVLADREQPLAGVVHCGRVGLVEGVIDAAVSAMRDRGATALQAVVGPRACGRCYELPAELADSVAAVVPQARSTTSWGTDAVDVGAGVLAQLAALDVPADDLGAGECTIEHDRWFSYRRQGPASGRFGAVAVIRA; this is translated from the coding sequence TTGTTCTGGCAGCACGGAAGGATCGGGGCCGTCGAGTTCGTCTTCACCGACCGACTCGGCGGCACCAGCGACGGCCCCTGGGAGTCGCTGAACCTGGCCGACTCCAACGGTGACGACCCCGACCGGGTCGCGGCCAACCTGGCCGCGGTGGCCGAAGCCACCGCGGTCGACAGGCTCATCCTGATGACCCAGGTGCACGGGCGGGACGTCGTGTGGGAGTCACAGGTCCCCGACGGCGAGGTCCCGGTCGCCGACGCCCTGCTCACCGACCGGCCCGGGGTCGGGGTGCTGGTCCGGGTGGCCGACTGCACGCCCGTCGTCCTGGCCGATCGCGAGCAGCCGCTGGCCGGGGTCGTGCACTGCGGCCGCGTGGGCCTGGTCGAGGGTGTGATCGACGCCGCCGTCTCGGCGATGCGCGACCGCGGCGCGACCGCGCTGCAGGCCGTGGTCGGCCCCCGCGCCTGCGGCCGGTGCTACGAGCTGCCGGCCGAGCTGGCCGATTCCGTGGCCGCGGTCGTGCCGCAGGCCCGGTCCACGACCTCGTGGGGCACGGATGCCGTCGACGTCGGAGCCGGCGTGCTCGCCCAGCTGGCGGCGCTCGACGTCCCGGCGGACGACCTCGGCGCCGGCGAGTGCACGATCGAGCACGACCGCTGGTTCTCCTACCGCCGCCAGGGCCCCGCCTCGGGGCGGTTCGGCGCCGTCGCGGTGATCCGCGCATGA
- a CDS encoding YggS family pyridoxal phosphate-dependent enzyme yields the protein MSRRDELATNLAATQERIAAACEAAGRSREEITLVVVTKTYPASDVEILAELGVTDVGENRHPEAGDKAAEVQAPVRWHFLGGLQTNKAGAVARYADVVHSVDRVKLVNALSRGAVAAGRTLTCLVQVDFDSTDPGRAGVVPAGIDEIADAIAGAEGLELGGVMTVAPLGEDPAPHFAHLAELSAQLQRRHPSATIISAGMSGDFEAAVAAGATHLRIGRSVLGERPSTG from the coding sequence ATGAGCCGCCGCGACGAGCTGGCGACGAACCTGGCCGCGACGCAGGAGCGCATCGCCGCCGCCTGCGAGGCAGCCGGTCGCTCGCGCGAGGAGATCACGCTGGTCGTGGTCACCAAGACCTATCCCGCCTCCGATGTGGAGATCCTCGCCGAGCTCGGCGTCACGGATGTGGGGGAGAATCGCCACCCCGAGGCCGGTGACAAGGCCGCGGAGGTCCAGGCACCCGTCCGCTGGCACTTCCTGGGTGGGCTGCAGACCAACAAGGCCGGCGCGGTCGCCCGCTACGCCGATGTCGTGCACAGCGTCGACCGGGTCAAGCTGGTCAATGCCCTGTCCCGTGGAGCCGTTGCCGCCGGCCGCACGCTCACCTGCCTGGTGCAGGTCGACTTCGACTCCACCGATCCCGGCCGGGCCGGTGTCGTCCCGGCCGGCATCGACGAGATCGCCGACGCGATCGCGGGAGCCGAGGGGCTCGAGCTCGGTGGCGTGATGACGGTCGCACCGCTCGGCGAGGACCCCGCTCCACACTTCGCGCACCTGGCCGAGCTGTCGGCACAGCTGCAACGACGGCACCCGTCGGCGACGATCATCTCGGCCGGGATGAGCGGTGACTTCGAGGCGGCAGTCGCCGCCGGCGCGACACACCTGCGCATCGGGCGTTCGGTGCTCGGCGAGCGCCCTTCCACCGGGTAA